The DNA region TGTTTCAGCATTCTATTCAAGAAAAATGTTCCTCAACAATGGATTTTAGCTGTGTTGAAATCTCAGAAAAACTCTTGTTCAGATCGAGAGTACGAACGGTTCATTTAAGTGATATTTATGTTTTTACTTTAGTCCGCAGCATTTTTTATATTTTTTGCCGCTGCCGCATGGGCACGGACTGTTAGGGGATGTTTTAACTGTACTTGCCAGTTCGCCAGAAAACGTCAGAAAAGGATCTTTAAGCATATGATTTACAGGAGCAGCTCCATAAAGATTATCAAGGTTGCTTATTATTTGTTTCTTAAGTTCTCTGTTCATTTTTGTTAATTCGGCAGTTGCTTCGTCCGGTGTATGTCCTTTAAATTCAGGCATTCTTGTGTTTAACACAATCTTATCCAATATTGGTAAGAATAGATTATTATATCTTTTAGTGTTTTTTAAAACACCTATTTCAGATAGATAAACTGGAATAATTCCAATTGAATCCATACCTGCCGCAGCAAGCTGATAAATTTTTATGCACGTATCTTCAATTTTCTCATCGTCGAAGTCTGACTCTTTTTTCAGAAACGTTCTTAACATTTTATATGCATCAGACTTGTATGGATACAAATGTTCAAATAGTTCTCTGATTTCATTTTCGTTAATAATGGTCCATTCAATTTCGCTGTATTTTTTGATGATTTTTTCATAGGTCTTATTTTTAAGAACACCGTTAGCGATAATATAATCATTCTGTATAGTAATACCTGTTGACATCAATCTGGTCATATCTGACAGAATTTCGGTGAACTCATCTTTATCATGTGTGAAACTGTTATTAGTGCAATACATTCCATACATGATTTTTAAAGGAGCAACAGAATAACACCATTGGAATGCAAACAGACAGTTACGTATCCAGTATACTTTACTATGGTAATCACGATACGATTCTGAAATATAGTTCGTATAAATTTCGCTGAACTCTTTCGAAGGAAATATTTTGTTATCAGTTGAAATGAAAAAATATCCTAATTCAACGAGCTTGCACATTTCAGGATTTGTTTTGTCAAAGATATCCGGATCATTGATGCATTTTTCTATAAGATCAAATGATTCTGGCTTCAGCAGAGTGAGATTAAGTTTAATTATTTCTGGTTTCAGAAGAAGTTTGCAGAATTTCTCCAGACTGCTTACTCTGTTCGAAAAATCAAAATTAAATTTAAAGTCCTCAGTATAATACTTTAAGGAATTATCACTGAAATGAGAAAGTATCTCTGACATAGATGGATAACCTGAAGACTGTTTCTGTTGTTTTGAATTAATGAATTTTTCAAGCGTTTTTGCTGTTTCATACAACAGTTCTGACCCTGAAGCTTTCCTTTTATCTGTTATGTCTTCAGTATCATTTGACAGAATAATTCCGCTGCCTGATCTTATGTTTCCTGTTATCTGACTGAAAGTGGAACAGACCTTTTCCCCATAGCTTAGTCCGAATTCCGTTTCCATTTCACTGTTGATATCTTTCGAATCACGAGCCCAGTATCTGTCATCTGGTACTACTGTCCATTTGAGTATCTGAGGGGTAAAGATATGATTTTCATCTTTGCTTTCATAAACTTCGAATTTTTCAACATCGACCGTATATTCTGGCAAATCTGTATTGCCAGAAATTCTGAATGTGAATCTCTTTTTGCATTCCAGATAATTATTTATAAACGTGTCCGGTGAGTTCAGATATGTATAGTAATAGGAATTTTCATAAACCGTTTCATCAGTTATTTCCATCATTCTGTATTTACGCAGAAAATCAAACTGATATTTATCTGTTTCTTTGATTTCAAGGACTTTTTCTAAAATAACTGCGAGCTGTGCAAAAGTTATCTCAATCGGTACCCGTATTCTGCGCCATACAGGTGGCTTTTCACCTTTTCTGATGATCTTTAGAATTGCAAATGTCATACGTTATCCTTTCAATCGGTAATTTTCCGAAGGAAAATACTCCATTTTCGAATCAGTTGCCTGTCACTTTTCCTATGATACACTTTTTACCCCAGAACACCATACCATACTGCAGTCTTGTCGTATATCCTTCATACTCAAGTCTGCTTTCATATTTATTACGAACAATCTGACTTTTTGCTTCCTTCAGTGCATTTTCCATTTCCGATTCTTCTTTTACGTGCTTAAGCTCAAGAATCAGGCAGCATTTTCTGGCGGTATCACGGATTATCAGGTCTGTTCTTCCGTATCCGCTTTCCCTTTCCGAATCCACCATGTACCCAAGTCCTGTAAAGAATCCGTCAAGGATCAAATGATAGCTGTATTCATGGTATTCGTGATAGAACGAAAGTGTTGCCTCAAGGATCTGATTCATTGAAGCCTTTGCACTTTCAGTACTCTCTGCCCAAAGCGAATCTATGAGATTATTTACGAACTCATTATTTATTTTGGTGTTAAAGTAATTCCAGACTTCCTGCCGGAACACTTCTTTAATTTCTTTGTTCGGTATTCTTAAAGTCATGACTTTCATTCGTTCTTCTGTAGCCTTTGAAAGATACCCGGTTTCAAGCAGTGCTGACCAGAGATTATCGCCATTTTCATGAATAAGATGATATGGAACATGTTCATTTACGAAACATTTTACAGTCTCACCGGCAAGCAGTTTTTCAAACTTTTCATTTACTTCAGAAGTTTTTCCTAAAAAGCCATGAATAAGATTCTGTGTTGTATACGATGTATTCACCCAGTAGCTTTCAGGTCCCATTATTTCACTGTATGAACCATCAAGAACTGATCGTACATAAAGAAGCACATCCCAAGGACAGTACATTTTTTCACGTCCGAAGATATATCCGTCATACCATTCTGAAACAGTATCATATCTGTCTGACAACCCGGCATCTTCAAGAAGCTTCTTTACGTTATCATCGGTAAATCCAATAGATGATGCGAAATTAGGTGAAAGAACTGTATATGGTATGATATTATTCACACCTGTATAAGTACTGTTTTTCACAGTATAAAGGCATCCGGAAAGAATAACGCCCTTGACGTTCTCGTTAGTCTTGCAGACGTAGCTAAGCATATGCTCGATCATATCACGGACTTTGTCATACTCAGGACTGCCAAGTGCCTTTGCCATCGGTACATCATATTCATCAATTATAACAAATACTTTCTGCTTATAATAACTTCTCAGCATCTGACACAGCAGACCTAGCGCCTGCTCGGTATCCGGCTGTTCGGCTCTGCGATTCCAGAGGTTAGCAAATAATGATTTACTCGTTTCGCTTATATTCGTATTGTTTTCTTCGACTAAAAAACGATTCTCTTCACAGAGATTCGAAACAGCAATACGTAAAGAACTGAATATTGATTTAAAATTTTCTCCAAAGACTTCCTTCAGCGATATGAAAACCACTGGATATTTATTCATGTAATTTTCAACAAGAAATGCATTATCCATAACTTTCAGTCCACAAAAAATGTCCCTGCTTTCCTGTCTGATATCAAGAAAATCTCTGAGCATCGTCATTGTAAGTGTCTTTCCGAATCTTCTCGGGCGTGCAAACAGTACTGCCTTATCGAATTTATCGATAAGAAATTCTTCTATCAGGTCAGTTTTATCTATGTAATACGAACTGTTTTCTCTTAATTCACGGAAACTGTCATATGATGCTCTGATATTTATTTTCAAGACTTTTGCTCCTTCCTGCGTTTTTTCTCATGCTATAAGTATAACACGTTTTGACTGTTCAGGCAACAGAAAAAGCACTGAGCACGAGGTTATCAGCACCGTATTAAAAAACAGCATATCCTTAACGTCAAAACACGTATTGGATATGCTGATAAAACTTTATCTTATTTATGCTGAAGCACAACAATTCATCTTGCTTTTCAGTTCCCGTTTACGCTCATACATAAGCCTGTCGGCGCGCTCGAAAACGTCATGAAAACTCTGGTCTTTGCCGTCTTCGTAATCAGTTATACCAAGTGCAACAACTAACGGAAAATCCGGATCGACGGGATGTTCAATTGTAAAGTTGAAACTTTCGGTTAGTTCTTCTCTTTTATCAAAATCATCACGTTCGAGTATGGCAACAAATTCGTCACCGCCGATACGGAACACCGGGCTTCGCTTGAACTGAGCGCATATTACTGCACAGGCATCCATGATAAACTGATCGCCTCTTTTATGTCCGTAGGTATCATTTACCTGCTTAAGTCCGTTTACATCAAATACTGCAACCGCAAATTCCAGATTTCGTCTATTTTTGATATCTGAATTCTTTTTGGCTTCAAACTCGGCATACGCAAGCTTGCTCTTTACTCCGGTAAGCGTATCTTTGTATGCAAGAACACGTGTGCTGAGCAGTTCAAGATACTGTTTTTTCTCTCTTTCTAGAGAATTTTCAAGTTCGGTAGTAATCTCGGCTCTTTCACCGTTAATAACAAATGTATGAAGAAGGCAGGTGCCCAGCATATATGCTATGGAGTACAGTGGAAGATACGGGAACCAGAGCTGTATTGTAAGGAACACCCCCACTACAAGTCCAAAAAATCCAACTGTACAGTAGCGGAATCTGAGAAGGCCGCTGTTGCTTCTCATATGAACAAAAGCATGAATCGTCAGAAGCGCAAACATCAGAATCTGCAGAACAAGCATAACGTGGCGGAGAGGTTTGGCAACGTAAACGCAGTTACTGTCTACTTCAAAAAGTATCGGCACAAAAGCGTTGACAAGGATACCTGCTAAAAACACGGCAAAGAATATCCGCCCTGTAATGACAAGAGCACGCCCTAGATTATTTTTTGAATTGATATATGTAACCACGAAATTCGTCCAGAACAGAAGTCCTCCTGCCATGGCTACAAAATAGAACAGCGTATCAATATACAGCAGCATCGGCAGCTTTAAGTATTCAATGAATCCCCATAAAGCATCTGTAACATAGTACACCAGTACTGAGAGCAGGAATTTTCGGTACACTTTCCATTCTGAATTTTTCGCAAAGCTTCCCAGTTTCAGAAAAATATCATAATTTTCTATAAGTAAAATAAATATTGCGAGTATACCTATTGCTGAGTAATACATGCACTTTCATCCCCCTGTTATCCCATATAATTCATCCTTCAGCGAAATAATGCCCAAAGCGTAAATCATTCTTATCCCCGATGATCTACGTACAGATCAGATAATTTCTGACACTGCATGATTCGCTTTTTATCCGGAAATATCCTGTTGCTTCCGGAATAAAACAAAGAATTAACATAAATATATAGTTATGATTAGAGCGTCAAAACAGCGATTTTGACTTTTCAAAATTCCAATAGAATCTTGAAAATTTAATATTATTACAAATTATGGATATATCGAAACGTAAATCTCAATATTTAGTAGCTTTCCTTACTCATTTTTCAGGCTATTACCGCATTTTGGACGCGGCATGCCGAGCCTTGCATGAATTTGCAAAACTTCTGGATGTTCATAGCAGTTACTTTAGCTCCAAAGAATAGTTTCTTTCGAATCATACCTCTTGCCGGTATTTTGTCAACATGATATTTTCTTCGAAGAATGGATGGAAGGGATTCAACACCATTTCGGAATTTAGTTAAGTCACTAAATTCTTTTGTAGAACGTTTTCTCTGCTGCTGAGCTCTGTTTTTACTTTTTAATGAGACTGTTTTCTTACAAACCTTTACTCTCAAGTTAGGTTTACATTCATTAAAGTGTGGACAGTTTTCGCACTTTTTTTTATCGAAGGATGCTACGCACTGCCCTGTCTTTTTATTGTAGCTGCAGCTTATTGGTTCATGTCCTCCGGGGCACTTTAAGATCTGTGTTCCGTCTTCACTGAATTCAAAATCAGCATTGATATCTGGTGTTTCTTTACCAGTAAGATTAGTGTTTACAATTTCAATGTTTTTTGATTTTGCTAATGCTTCATCAGCTGTATATGCACCGTCAGCTACTATTACTGTGCGGTCGTCTTCCGGCTGAGAATTCATTCTTTCCATTGCATCATTGATGAATTTCTTATCACTGTAATTGTTTGCTTCAAACTGAAAATCAGTTACAAGCGTATCACCGTTTTCATTTGATGATTCTACTAAATTTGCAGCGTATCCTATATGATTTTTACCTGCTTTATGGCGAAATGTTGCTTCCGGATCCGCAGGATTCTGAAGTATTGAAGAATCCATACTTGAATCGTCTGCATCTTTAAGCTGACGGATTCCGTTAGGATATATGTTAGTCTGCTCATTGAGAAAGCGTACCAGCAATTTATATGCACTGCTGTCTTCAATATCTTCATCACACAGGTTCATCAGAATTTTTGCATCTTCAAGAATAGTTACAATCTTGCTATCAACAGATTCACTACGATTATGATATACTACTTTATTTCTGTCATCTACATCAGCATAATGCAAGTATTCCGAAGGCACTTCTGCATTACTGCGTTTCATCTCTTTTACAAGGTTTGAAACACATGTATAAAGCAGTTCGAGACGCGACATTTTTTTCACATTTGCAGATATCATCATACTATCCATACGTTTAAGATGATGATCTATTCCCATAACAAGCGCCATAACATCTGTTATTTCTTTTTCCGTATTTTGTATGAGATCTATTCCTGTTTCAATTTCATACATTGCTAATCTTTCACGAAATCTTCCAAGACTTCTGTCGCTAAGGGGCTGTTCATCAAATGATGTTGTGTGAAGTGCATACTGATATCTTATGTCAAACAGCAATGATTCAAGAAATTCATCATCGGACTGTCCTGTTAGCTGCTGAATGAATATTGCGCCTACGAGAACGTTTACCGGAGTATTTGGACGCGATATTTTTTCGCTGTAAAGAACCGCATACGGTGTTTCATCTATTGCAGGAAATACTTTTTCAGCAAATACTTTTGCCCATGATTTTTCTAAAAATCTGCGTTCTCTTTCTGTTAAATTCAGCGTGGAATCGAACATTGACATTTGTTCATTCCTTAAATCGTTTGCTACGAATGACATTTCTTTTTCCTCCGAAATTTGATACTTCTATTGTACCATATTTCGCGTTTTCATTTGTTGTAATAATATTAAATTTTCAAGATGCTTTTGTTGGCTCAGATAGGTCTTACCCTTTTGACGCCCGAATCATAGTTATTATACATCGTTTTATACAAAAGCGCAAGTAAAAAATAAATAACGGTCAGATGTAGATAACTGTATCCTCAAGCGGTTTCTTATCTGAATGAAGCTTTGCAGGGTGACTGTCTGCAGACGGATAGCCCAGGGCTACCATCATTGCAGGAACATGATTTTCCGGCAGATCAAAGGCTTTTCTTACATCGTCTGAATTGAATCCGCGTATCCATAAACTGTGAACGCCGAGTTCTGTTGCCTCAAACATCATGTGAAGTGCAACGGAACTTGCATCCTGCTCTCCGCAGTTATATCCTTCTTCACGAGGATTGTGCCATACTTCATCACTGTCGTAGCAAACAAGAAGTACCAGCGGGCATCCGGAAAGTGAAGCTTTTGTGCTTATCGCCTTTTTCTTCGCCTCTTCGCTCTTGATAACATATATCCTCTGCGGCTGATAGTTACATCCCGTAGGTGCGAGCCTTCCGGCTTCAAGGATGAGTTTAAGCTTTTCATCCTCTACCGGCTTTGAATCAAAATATCTTTCTGAGAATCTTTCCTTTGCAAGTTCAAGAAATGTCATTGTGTTTTCCTCCTGTTATATTCATACCTGTATTCCTGTGAAAATTACTGCATCCGGCATAATTACACCTTTATGATCGATCATTTTTTTCAACTGCGAGATTGTTACCGACCACCCATAATGTCGTCCAATAGGCACTGTATCTTGTCACGCAGGCAACAGTTCTGTCAAGGGAAATGTACAAGATTCTGGAAAGTCAGTCCTGCAACTGCGGCCCAGACACGGAATGCTCACGGGAAAACCAACGCGATAAACCCATCCTTCGGGCACGCGGTAACAAATAATAGAAAACGGCATCGTTCCGATTCGAATTTCGGGATGATGCCGTCTGTGTTTTTATCTATAAAAATGATATAATAATTGTATTAACCTTTAGAAAGGAATAAACGATAGCTGTTTTGATCGTCATAACTCGCAATTATGACACAGCTATCGTCCCTCAACAATGAAAAGTATATCATTTTTTCGTGAAAAAGTCAAGGACGGAATCGTCGAAATTACAGGAACAAATTCACCTGTTTGTCCAATTTGCGGCAAACCAATGAAGTCACACGGAAGGTGCAGACGGTATCTGCGCGTATCCGGCGAAGAGCGAATCACTCTGTCTCTCAGAGTTTTCTACTGCCCGGAATGCGACCGTTATCACCGCGAGCTTCCGGATTACGTTGCTCCTTACAAACATCTCAGTACTGAAATAATAGCTGAAATATATGATGGTCTTGACAACTATGATGTTGATGACAGCACGATAATACGCATCCGAAACTGGGTAAGAAAGTTCCTGAATTTTGGTTCTGCGACTGTCAGAAGACTTAAAATTGAGCATCCTGCACTGGTCGTCAGAAGCAGTTTTGAATCAACATTTGACACGCTCACCTATTTTGTCAGAATAGTCGTAAATTCCAATGAATGGAAGTTCATTAGTTCGCCTGTCATTTCAGTCTGACCTGTACTATGATAGAGATATCAACTACAAGGAGGTACCTCTATGGACATGAAAAATCAGAAACTGGCAAAAGAGATAGCTGAACAGCGTGTGATCATGATAGCGCCACTGCTTGATACCACTCTGTCTCAGGATGAGTATTACGGCAAGCGCCGGGAATTAGCTGATACGTTTGAAGTATCAACAAGAACACTCCAGCGCTATGTGGATGCGTATAACGGAAATGGAATCGACGGATTAAAACCCAAAGGGAAAGTACCGGAACAGAATACCGTGATCACTAAGGAGATCCTGGAAGAGGCAATCCGTCTGCGCCGTGAAGTTCCGTCACGAAGCGTCCCTACCATCATCCAGATACTTGAACTTGAAAACAAGGTCGAAGTTGGCATGCTGAAACGAACGACGCTTCAGCGTGCACTATCAAGGGCGGGTTATTCATCTCAGATGATGAAGACCTATCAGGATCATGGATACGGTTCACAGCGTTTTGCCAGAGTTCATCGCTGTGACTTGTGGCAGGGAGACCTGAAATACGGACCAACGCTGACTATCGACGGAAAGCCGCAGCCAACGTACATGTCGTGTCTGATTGACGATGCAACACGTTACATTGTTCATGCTGAGTTTTTATGGAGATATGGAGCAGAGCATTGTTGAGGATACACTGAAGAAAGGCATTCAGAAATTTGGACTTCCCCGTCGTATCTACTTCGACAACGGTTCACAGTATCGTACCCAATGGATGAAGCGTGCATGCAGTCTTCTGAGTATTAAACTGCTGTATGCTAAACCGCGTAATCCTCAGGGTAAAGGAAAACAGGAACGCTTCAACCATACCGTTGACTCGTTCATTGAAGAGGTAAACCTGAACCGTCCTGACAGCATAGAAGAACTGAACAGACTGTTTAACGCCTGGCTCTCTGAATGTTACCACAGTAAAATACACAGTGCACTCGGAATAACCCCGGAACAGGCATTCAAATGCGATTCCATGCCATTACGCTATCCGGATGATGCAATACTCTCAACTGCTTTCCTGCACTGTGAAACCCGTAAAGTTAACAAGTCAGGATGTATCAGCTTCATGGGTAAAGATTATGATGTTGGCGTTCTTTATGCCGGACAGCAGGTGGATGTTGTTTATGATCCTCAGAATATTGCACGTGTAAGGATTGAAGCAAAGAATCATGAACCGTTTTACGCTGAACCGGCTAAGGTAGGTACACACGTTGCTAAAAAACCGAAACGTGCTGAAATTGAAAGTATCCCAGCGGATTCTTCAAGACTTCTTGATGCTGTTACAAAGAGCGCCGGGGAAAAGGAACGTCGAGCTATTATTTCGTATTCACAGGTATTGGAGGGTGCTGAAAATGTTTGAAATGTTTTATGGTATGCAGCATACACCGTTTACGCGCGGTATTCCATCTGATCAGCTGCACAGAACACATCAGAATACTGAAGTTTTCAGTCGTCTGATCATCACTGCACAGAAACAGTCATTCGCACTGCTGATTGGTGAACCAGGTACCGGCAAGACAAGTACACTTCGTCGTTTAAAGGATGAACTTCCTGAATCAGAGTACATGGTTCTGTACGTTTCTGATTCAAAACTGACTCCGCGAAGCTTCTACAACTATCTCCTGAACCAGCTCGGATGCAAATCCGAATTTCATCGCAATGCAGCGAGAAACGCTTTGCATAAGCAGATTGAAATAATGAGGAATATGCAGAAACGTAAAGTGGTCGTGATTCTTGACGAAGCACATCTGTTGCCAAAAGAAATGCTTGAAGAGGCCCGCTTTCTTCTGAATTACAAAATGGATTCCGAAAATCCAATGGCACTAATACTTTCGGGTCAGACTGAACTCTGGGACAAACTCCGTCTTTCCGCATACAGAGCCATTCTTGAAAGAGTAGATGTTGAATGCTTTCTTACTCCTATGGATTTTTCAGAAACCAAGCAGTACATTGAATCACAGCTTCATTATGCCGGACAGGAAAATCCTGTCTTCACTGAAGATGCAATGAAATCTATTTTTACTTTTTCAGGCGGAAATCCACGACTCGTAAACCGTGCCTGCAGTCAGTCACTTATCTATGGTGCACAGATGAAACAGACCTGTATCGACAGCAAATCTGTAGATATTGTACTTGAAAACGAAGTAACCGGAGCCGGTCACTGATTATCTGATGTTGCGGTTCAACTTGATTAACGGGCTTTTGCCCACAATGGAGGATAGGGCAACGCTGGGGAGCGACCTGAGCGCCATGTGGGATTTTGCCGAGAGCATAGCTCTCTAGATTGAAATTGACACCTCCGTGCTGGGGGTGTCAGTTTGTTTTTCCAATTCAGTTGACAAAATACTGTCCCTGCCCTGACAAAATACATTCACTTTTGGATGACAGGATAGGTGGGCGCTAACACGAGATATCTCTCAGAGGTTTCTAGGTTATTATTTTATCGATATATACTTCTGATACTTACTATTCGGTTTTTCAGGTAATGTCATTGAAAGTTGACCTTTCTCTAACAAGCTTCGAATATATTTTGAAGCAGTTTTTCGCTCCTTAACTCCCAAATAGTCAGCAATTTCTCTTGTGCTTCTTGCCGTTTTACAGTAATCAAGTATTTGTTTCTCAATTTGATTTCTGATATTCGAACCAGAATTTTCATTGCTTGTTTCTATAGTAGTATCTTGAGTAGCATCTTGGGTAGCATCTTGGGTAGCATCTTGGGTATTACTACCCAAGTCAAGACGATCAAAAGGAATTGTGACAACTATTGCGTTATCTCTGAATTCAAAAGCTTCTTTACCGTAAATATCTACAATTCTCGGTACACCTCGTCCGGACATCTCACTTATATGCAGCTGAAGAAATATTTCAGAAAGCTT from Ruminococcus sp. HUN007 includes:
- a CDS encoding SEC-C metal-binding domain-containing protein gives rise to the protein MTFAILKIIRKGEKPPVWRRIRVPIEITFAQLAVILEKVLEIKETDKYQFDFLRKYRMMEITDETVYENSYYYTYLNSPDTFINNYLECKKRFTFRISGNTDLPEYTVDVEKFEVYESKDENHIFTPQILKWTVVPDDRYWARDSKDINSEMETEFGLSYGEKVCSTFSQITGNIRSGSGIILSNDTEDITDKRKASGSELLYETAKTLEKFINSKQQKQSSGYPSMSEILSHFSDNSLKYYTEDFKFNFDFSNRVSSLEKFCKLLLKPEIIKLNLTLLKPESFDLIEKCINDPDIFDKTNPEMCKLVELGYFFISTDNKIFPSKEFSEIYTNYISESYRDYHSKVYWIRNCLFAFQWCYSVAPLKIMYGMYCTNNSFTHDKDEFTEILSDMTRLMSTGITIQNDYIIANGVLKNKTYEKIIKKYSEIEWTIINENEIRELFEHLYPYKSDAYKMLRTFLKKESDFDDEKIEDTCIKIYQLAAAGMDSIGIIPVYLSEIGVLKNTKRYNNLFLPILDKIVLNTRMPEFKGHTPDEATAELTKMNRELKKQIISNLDNLYGAAPVNHMLKDPFLTFSGELASTVKTSPNSPCPCGSGKKYKKCCGLK
- a CDS encoding AAA family ATPase; translation: MKINIRASYDSFRELRENSSYYIDKTDLIEEFLIDKFDKAVLFARPRRFGKTLTMTMLRDFLDIRQESRDIFCGLKVMDNAFLVENYMNKYPVVFISLKEVFGENFKSIFSSLRIAVSNLCEENRFLVEENNTNISETSKSLFANLWNRRAEQPDTEQALGLLCQMLRSYYKQKVFVIIDEYDVPMAKALGSPEYDKVRDMIEHMLSYVCKTNENVKGVILSGCLYTVKNSTYTGVNNIIPYTVLSPNFASSIGFTDDNVKKLLEDAGLSDRYDTVSEWYDGYIFGREKMYCPWDVLLYVRSVLDGSYSEIMGPESYWVNTSYTTQNLIHGFLGKTSEVNEKFEKLLAGETVKCFVNEHVPYHLIHENGDNLWSALLETGYLSKATEERMKVMTLRIPNKEIKEVFRQEVWNYFNTKINNEFVNNLIDSLWAESTESAKASMNQILEATLSFYHEYHEYSYHLILDGFFTGLGYMVDSERESGYGRTDLIIRDTARKCCLILELKHVKEESEMENALKEAKSQIVRNKYESRLEYEGYTTRLQYGMVFWGKKCIIGKVTGN
- a CDS encoding GGDEF domain-containing protein, which gives rise to MYYSAIGILAIFILLIENYDIFLKLGSFAKNSEWKVYRKFLLSVLVYYVTDALWGFIEYLKLPMLLYIDTLFYFVAMAGGLLFWTNFVVTYINSKNNLGRALVITGRIFFAVFLAGILVNAFVPILFEVDSNCVYVAKPLRHVMLVLQILMFALLTIHAFVHMRSNSGLLRFRYCTVGFFGLVVGVFLTIQLWFPYLPLYSIAYMLGTCLLHTFVINGERAEITTELENSLEREKKQYLELLSTRVLAYKDTLTGVKSKLAYAEFEAKKNSDIKNRRNLEFAVAVFDVNGLKQVNDTYGHKRGDQFIMDACAVICAQFKRSPVFRIGGDEFVAILERDDFDKREELTESFNFTIEHPVDPDFPLVVALGITDYEDGKDQSFHDVFERADRLMYERKRELKSKMNCCASA
- a CDS encoding transposase gives rise to the protein MSFVANDLRNEQMSMFDSTLNLTERERRFLEKSWAKVFAEKVFPAIDETPYAVLYSEKISRPNTPVNVLVGAIFIQQLTGQSDDEFLESLLFDIRYQYALHTTSFDEQPLSDRSLGRFRERLAMYEIETGIDLIQNTEKEITDVMALVMGIDHHLKRMDSMMISANVKKMSRLELLYTCVSNLVKEMKRSNAEVPSEYLHYADVDDRNKVVYHNRSESVDSKIVTILEDAKILMNLCDEDIEDSSAYKLLVRFLNEQTNIYPNGIRQLKDADDSSMDSSILQNPADPEATFRHKAGKNHIGYAANLVESSNENGDTLVTDFQFEANNYSDKKFINDAMERMNSQPEDDRTVIVADGAYTADEALAKSKNIEIVNTNLTGKETPDINADFEFSEDGTQILKCPGGHEPISCSYNKKTGQCVASFDKKKCENCPHFNECKPNLRVKVCKKTVSLKSKNRAQQQRKRSTKEFSDLTKFRNGVESLPSILRRKYHVDKIPARGMIRKKLFFGAKVTAMNIQKFCKFMQGSACRVQNAVIA
- a CDS encoding nitroreductase family protein, with protein sequence MTFLELAKERFSERYFDSKPVEDEKLKLILEAGRLAPTGCNYQPQRIYVIKSEEAKKKAISTKASLSGCPLVLLVCYDSDEVWHNPREEGYNCGEQDASSVALHMMFEATELGVHSLWIRGFNSDDVRKAFDLPENHVPAMMVALGYPSADSHPAKLHSDKKPLEDTVIYI
- a CDS encoding DUF6431 domain-containing protein → MKSISFFREKVKDGIVEITGTNSPVCPICGKPMKSHGRCRRYLRVSGEERITLSLRVFYCPECDRYHRELPDYVAPYKHLSTEIIAEIYDGLDNYDVDDSTIIRIRNWVRKFLNFGSATVRRLKIEHPALVVRSSFESTFDTLTYFVRIVVNSNEWKFISSPVISV
- a CDS encoding Mu transposase C-terminal domain-containing protein produces the protein MEQSIVEDTLKKGIQKFGLPRRIYFDNGSQYRTQWMKRACSLLSIKLLYAKPRNPQGKGKQERFNHTVDSFIEEVNLNRPDSIEELNRLFNAWLSECYHSKIHSALGITPEQAFKCDSMPLRYPDDAILSTAFLHCETRKVNKSGCISFMGKDYDVGVLYAGQQVDVVYDPQNIARVRIEAKNHEPFYAEPAKVGTHVAKKPKRAEIESIPADSSRLLDAVTKSAGEKERRAIISYSQVLEGAENV
- a CDS encoding AAA family ATPase, whose product is MFEMFYGMQHTPFTRGIPSDQLHRTHQNTEVFSRLIITAQKQSFALLIGEPGTGKTSTLRRLKDELPESEYMVLYVSDSKLTPRSFYNYLLNQLGCKSEFHRNAARNALHKQIEIMRNMQKRKVVVILDEAHLLPKEMLEEARFLLNYKMDSENPMALILSGQTELWDKLRLSAYRAILERVDVECFLTPMDFSETKQYIESQLHYAGQENPVFTEDAMKSIFTFSGGNPRLVNRACSQSLIYGAQMKQTCIDSKSVDIVLENEVTGAGH